A single Oncorhynchus kisutch isolate 150728-3 linkage group LG19, Okis_V2, whole genome shotgun sequence DNA region contains:
- the LOC116355042 gene encoding suppressor APC domain-containing protein 1 produces the protein MACPQCPAPGSYTSVIIPLRSSLYSLDALRFYLWIKRLKDLEREKDSLWAGLQVLEQARLWYRRILEDNRARQANMCTRAGARAKEWGGEVWGGAGASSCLLRSQIQRVNGSLGSLMSMPNVISCPSSPKRNGVEVSDSELRWQNTVLVQEVSEKNVKISLLERERDSLLQELSLHLGVEV, from the exons ATGGCCTGCCCGCAGTGCCCGGCGCCTGGGTCCTACACCTCGGTTATCATCCCTCTCCGGAGCAGCCTCTATAGCCTTGACGCCCTACGCTTCTACCTATGG ATAAAGAGGCTGAAGGACTTGGAAAGGGAGAAGGACTCCCTGTGGGCCGGGCTGCAGGTTCTGGAGCAAGCCCGGCTCTGGTATCGACGCATACTGGAGGACAACAGAGCCAGGCAGGCTAACATGTGCACCAGAGCTGGGGCTAGGGCaaaggagtggggaggagaggtgtGGGGAGGAGCG GGGGCGTCATCGTGCCTCCTGAGGTCTCAGATCCAGAGGGTGAATGGATCTCTGGGTAGTCTGATGAGTATGCCCAACGTAATCAGCTGTCCCTCCTCTCCAAAGAGGAACGGGGTGGAAGTATCAGACAGTGAGCTACGGTGGCAGAACACTGTGCTGGTACAG GAGGTGAGTGAGAAGAATGTTAAAATCTCCCTGTTGGAGCGGGAGAGGGACAGCCTTTTGCAAGAGCTGAGTCTGCATCTGGGTGTAGAAGTGTAG
- the LOC109879101 gene encoding PR domain zinc finger protein 4-like has product MNDMNLSSVGMDQLSVPAVSASHLGLPTSPTHNPITTPGMSVAIPSLGPSLGSLPSALSLMLPMGPLGDRGVMCGLPERNYSLPPPPYPHLESSYFRHILPGILSYLADRPPPQYIHPSSLNMDGTLSVSSQNPSGLDPYSGPGGPLEQGLVSLDSRQVSGQGDLHQGGGHEVQLDSTGLNMESRVSSPMSPDRMGEDLANMEGVVGAENQQQLGGRGQNHEGLGRVESSGGVMPLHGPGLELPVGMEPEHLGGRVGNSGGGGLGESLHSSGELNSGVVSVVLTQSQLEPVSLHGHSGMGLEPVNVSPITAEVSMGPENSLLLVNSTLQLEDSTSNKENMVTAFTIWCTLCERSYPSDCPEHGPVTFIPDTPIQSRARLSLPRPLCLRISVADEPFGVFARDIIPPRTCFGPMVGQHCSNVDLQDWPDKDTPQIWKMFHNNVLEFCIVTTDENECNWMMFVRKARTREEQNLVAYPDNGKLFFCTSTEILPDQELLFYYTRDYCRQMGVPQVPEGQVCQCGKECQSFAELKSHLSSHNNHGHSHSPSQDHHQEGKLPSGTSISSSSPWACHSHNSSLSHNTNNSGSNTHRHSLERKYKCSMCSRAFTTSTKLNVHFMGHVGMKPHKCEYCSKAFSDPSNLRMHLKIHTGQKNYRCNVCEKSFTQKAHMASHMVIHTGAKNFKCDLCDRMFIRKQDLKQHMFTHTQERQIHCPKCDKHFLRTNHLKKHMNSHEGRRDYICEKCEKGFLTKYHLTRHLKICKGPKTDRGAQEEEGEEEDDDDEEEDDDEEEGEEVERLIDPDSREDCGLEGYDSEKPLSPHN; this is encoded by the exons ATGAATGACATGAACCTCAGCTCTGTTGGGATGGACCAGTTAAGTGTGCCCGCTGTGAGTGCCAGTCATCTGGGTCTACCCACCTCCCCAACACACAACCCCATCACTACACCAG GCATGTCTGTGGCTATACCCAGCCTGGGGCCCTCTCTTGGGTCTCTGCCCTCTGCTCTGTCGCTCATGCTGCCAATGGGTCCTCTTGGTGACCGAGGGGTCATGTGTGGCCTTCCAGAGAGGAACTACTCATTACCTCCCCCCCCCTACCCACACCTGGAGAGTAGCTACTTCAGACACATACTGCCAG GTATTCTGTCTTACCTGGCAGACCGGCCTCCCCCTCAGTACATTCACCCCAGCAGTCTGAACATGGACGGgactctctctgtgtccagccAGAACCCCTCAGGGCTGGACCCTTACAGTGGCCCTGGAGGCCCTCTGGAACAGGGCCTGGTGTCCCTGGACTCCCGTCAGGTCAGTGGCCAGGGAGACCTCCACCAGGGTGGGGGCCACGAGGTGCAGCTGGACTCCACAGGGCTGAACATGGAGTCCCGGGTCAGCAGCCCCATGTCCCCAGACAGGATGGGAGAGGACCTGGCCAACATGGAGGGGGTGGTGGGGGCTGAGAACCAACAGCAGCTGGGAGGGAGGGGCCAGAACCACGAGGGCCTGGGAAGAGTTGAGTCCTCTGGGGGCGTGATGCCCCTGCACGGGCCTGGCCTGGAGCTTCCTGTGGGGATGGAGCCAGAGCACCTAGGGGGCCGGGTGGGGAACTCAGGGGGAGGCGGTCTGGGGGAGTCTTTACACAGCTCAGGGGAGCTGAACTCTGGGGTGGTGAGTGTGGTGCTCACCCAGTCCCAGCTGGAGCCTGTGTCCCTCCATGGTCATTCGGGTATGGGCCTAGAGCCAGTGAACGTGTCCCCCATCACGGCAGAGGTGTCCATGGGGCCAGAGAACAGCCTGTTGCTGGTCAACTCCACCCTGCAGCTGGAGGACTCCACCTCCAACAAGGAGAATATGGTCACTGCCTTCACCATCT GGTGTACGTTGTGTGAGCGCTCGTATCCCTCCGACTGCCCAGAGCACGGCCCAGTCACCTTTATCCCTGACACGCCCATCCAGAGCAGAgcccgtctctcccttcctcgccCGCTCTGCCTCCGCATCTCTGTAGCTGATGAGCCTTTTG gAGTGTTTGCTCGGGACATAATACCTCCCAGGACCTGCTTTGGACCCATGGTGGGTCAGCACTGTAGCAACGTAGACCTGCAAGACTGGCCAGACAAGGACACCCCTCAGATATGGAAG ATGTTCCACAACAACGTGCTGGAGTTCTGTATCGTCACCACAGATGAGAATGAATGCAACTGGATGATGTTTGTCCGCAAGGCAAG GACCAGAGAGGAGCAGAACCTGGTGGCCTACCCCGACAACGGGAAGCTGTTCTTCTGCACGTCCACAGAGATCCTCCCAGACCAGGAGCTGCTCTTCTACTACACCAGGGACTACTGCAGGCAGATGGGGGTCCCCCAGGTCCCAGAGGGCCAGGTGTGCCAGTGCGGCAAAGAGTGCCAGTCCTTCGCCGAGCTCAAGTCCCACCTGAGCAGCCACAACAACCATGGCCATTCCCACAGCCCCAGCCAGGACCACCACCAGGAGGGCAAGCTGCCCAGCGgtacctccatctcctcctcatccccctggGCCTGCCACTCCCACAACAGCAGCCTCTCTCATAACACTAACAACTCTGgctccaacacacacagacactcgctTGAGAGGAAGTACAAGTGCAGTATGTGCTCGCGGGCATTCACCACGTCCACTAAGCTCAACGTGCACTTCATGGGACACGTGGGGATGAAGCCGCACAAGTGTGAATACTGCAGCAAGGCCTTCAGTGATCCGAGCAACCTGAGGATGCACCTCAAGATACACACAG GTCAGAAGAACTACAGGTGTAATGTGTGTGAGAAGTCGTTCACTCAGAAGGCCCACATGGCGTCTCATATGGTGATTCACACGGGGGCCAAGAACTTCAAGTGTGACCTGTGTGACAGGATGTTCATCAGGAAGCAGGACCTCAAGCAGCACATGTTCACACATACACA AGAGCGTCAGATCCACTGCCCCAAGTGTGACAAACATTTCTTGAGGACCAACCACCTGAAGAAGCACATGAACTCCCATGAGGGTCGCCGGGACTACATCTGTGAGAAGTGTGAGAAGGGCTTCCTCACCAAATACCACCTCACCAGACACCTCAAGATCTGCAAAGGCCCCAAGACTGACCGAGGGGcccaggaagaggagggggaggaagaggatgatgatgatgaagaagaagatgatgatgaagaggaaggagaggaagtcgAGAGACTGATAGATCCAGATAGCAGAGAAGACTGTGGGTTAGAGGGATATGATTCTGAGAAACCTTTGTCCCCACACAATTGA